A genome region from Dendrosporobacter quercicolus includes the following:
- the mtnA gene encoding S-methyl-5-thioribose-1-phosphate isomerase produces the protein MHSMTWDKNCLTLLNQTKLPGRVEYIRCSDYQTVAEAIRRLEVRGAPAIGAAAAYGLVIGARQLAEGSGDFWSGLMKIVQELKATRPTAVNLFWALDRMAGVAGRYRQSDVQTLLAALEQEAIAIAQEDRTVNSRIAANGAALFDQPLAVLTHCNAGALATVGFGTALGVIRQAWADGNITRVFADETRPLLQGARLTAWELMQEQIPVTLITDSMAGWVMKQRKIQAVIVGADRVTLNGDVANKIGTYSVAVLAKEHGIPFYVAAPASTFDFTMHSGDAIPIEERQADEITTIGGVRIAPAEVEVFNPAFDVTPHALVSALITEYGVLRAPYAPAITKIQQQLRGEQ, from the coding sequence ATGCATTCAATGACCTGGGATAAAAATTGCCTGACCTTGTTAAATCAAACAAAACTGCCGGGCCGGGTTGAATATATCAGGTGCAGTGATTATCAGACTGTGGCTGAAGCAATTAGACGCCTGGAGGTAAGGGGCGCTCCGGCTATCGGCGCTGCGGCCGCCTATGGCCTGGTAATCGGCGCCCGTCAGCTGGCCGAGGGATCAGGCGATTTTTGGTCTGGCCTTATGAAGATTGTCCAGGAACTTAAAGCGACAAGGCCGACGGCGGTAAACCTGTTCTGGGCTTTGGACCGGATGGCGGGGGTAGCCGGTCGCTATCGGCAGTCTGATGTTCAGACGCTGCTGGCAGCGCTTGAGCAGGAAGCCATTGCGATTGCCCAGGAGGACCGGACGGTAAACAGCCGGATAGCAGCCAACGGCGCAGCATTGTTTGATCAGCCGCTGGCCGTATTAACGCACTGCAATGCCGGCGCTCTGGCTACCGTAGGCTTTGGCACTGCGCTGGGCGTTATCCGTCAAGCCTGGGCGGATGGAAATATCACCCGGGTTTTTGCCGATGAAACCAGGCCGCTACTACAGGGAGCTCGCTTAACGGCCTGGGAACTGATGCAGGAACAAATTCCGGTAACTTTAATTACCGACAGTATGGCCGGCTGGGTAATGAAACAGCGTAAAATCCAGGCGGTCATTGTGGGGGCCGACCGGGTTACCCTAAACGGTGATGTCGCCAATAAGATTGGTACCTACAGTGTGGCCGTACTGGCGAAAGAACATGGCATTCCTTTCTACGTGGCGGCTCCGGCATCCACTTTTGATTTTACGATGCACAGCGGTGACGCTATACCGATAGAGGAGCGCCAGGCCGATGAAATCACAACCATCGGCGGCGTCCGAATTGCCCCGGCTGAAGTCGAGGTTTTTAACCCGGCCTTTGACGTTACCCCCCACGCGCTGGTATCGGCGCTGATTACAGAGTATGGCGTGCTAAGAGCGCCTTATGCGCCAGCGATAACAAAAATACAGCAACAACTGAGAGGAGAGCAGTGA
- the mtnP gene encoding S-methyl-5'-thioadenosine phosphorylase: MIKIAIIGGTGVYDPNILKNIRTEELATPYGSVRFNAGVYAGKEVAFLPRHGSKHSIPPHLINYRANIWALKKLGVEHIIATTAVGSLNIAMKPGDFVLVDQFLDFTKGRVSTFYEGGERGVVHVDLTAPYCPVLRNTVSKAAGILDLSIHEHGVYVCTEGPRFETPAEIKMFARLGGDLVGMTNVPEAVLAREAEICYSTVSMVTNYAAGISEQALTHGEVLETMAANAEHIKKLIMKSIELIDLSPADCGCAKALAEYGGFKL, translated from the coding sequence ATGATTAAAATTGCAATTATCGGCGGAACCGGCGTCTATGACCCGAATATTTTAAAAAATATCAGAACTGAAGAGCTTGCTACGCCTTACGGTTCTGTCCGGTTTAACGCCGGGGTGTACGCCGGCAAGGAAGTTGCCTTTTTGCCGCGGCACGGCAGCAAGCATTCCATTCCGCCGCATTTAATTAATTACCGGGCAAATATATGGGCGTTAAAAAAACTGGGGGTCGAGCATATCATTGCCACTACTGCGGTAGGTTCATTGAACATTGCCATGAAGCCCGGCGATTTTGTCCTTGTTGATCAATTCTTGGATTTTACCAAAGGCCGGGTGAGCACCTTTTATGAAGGGGGCGAACGGGGCGTGGTGCATGTAGACCTTACTGCGCCTTATTGTCCGGTTTTGCGCAATACGGTTAGTAAAGCCGCCGGCATTCTTGATCTTTCCATCCATGAACACGGCGTATATGTCTGCACGGAAGGGCCGCGCTTTGAGACTCCGGCTGAAATAAAGATGTTTGCCCGCCTGGGCGGTGATCTGGTCGGGATGACAAATGTACCTGAAGCTGTTCTGGCCAGGGAGGCGGAAATTTGTTATTCCACAGTGTCGATGGTCACGAACTATGCGGCCGGCATTTCCGAGCAGGCCCTGACCCACGGTGAGGTGCTCGAAACAATGGCTGCGAATGCCGAGCATATCAAAAAGCTGATCATGAAGTCCATCGAGCTTATTGACCTTAGCCCCGCAGACTGCGGCTGCGCCAAGGCACTGGCCGAGTATGGCGGGTTTAAACTTTAA
- a CDS encoding TIGR04086 family membrane protein, which produces MAKVTGRKRYGTQPQRAAGIAVPVFQGLVVSLVVSVISVVFLSFITLTSDSTFVEAYLKYIMVAVTMVSIFIGSAFATSKVESRALLVGMAVGCIYVLISVGIGLEITNDSITWPVLANKFLAGLAAGALGGVIGVNL; this is translated from the coding sequence GTGGCCAAAGTGACCGGACGAAAACGCTATGGCACACAGCCCCAAAGGGCAGCAGGCATTGCTGTACCTGTTTTTCAGGGACTGGTCGTGAGTTTAGTGGTTTCTGTAATTAGTGTGGTTTTCTTGTCGTTTATCACATTAACTTCTGACAGCACCTTTGTTGAGGCTTATCTAAAATATATTATGGTTGCTGTAACCATGGTCAGTATATTTATCGGCAGCGCTTTTGCAACAAGTAAGGTTGAATCGCGGGCATTGCTGGTCGGGATGGCGGTAGGCTGCATATATGTACTGATTTCAGTGGGGATAGGCCTGGAGATTACCAACGATTCTATCACCTGGCCGGTGTTAGCCAACAAGTTCTTAGCCGGTTTGGCGGCCGGGGCGCTTGGCGGTGTGATTGGCGTTAATTTGTGA
- the surE gene encoding 5'/3'-nucleotidase SurE, which yields MRILLTNDDGIGAPGIQALWRALSNIGQVTVVAPDAERSATSQAITVHQPIRVDEYCITEPKLCAWRVGGTPTDCVKIAVEELLPAKPDIVVSGINLGPNLGTDVLYSGTVSAAIEGALYGIPAIAVSLDTWQNGDFSIAAGFAAKLAQTVVQKKLPPNTLLNVNVPAVAADQISGVAVTKLGVRQYANTFERRQDPRGRQYYWMGGQIVENDNDADTDIVAIKNKQISVTPIHFDLTNYGLMNMLSDWQLN from the coding sequence TTGCGTATTTTATTAACAAATGATGACGGTATTGGCGCCCCGGGGATTCAGGCGCTATGGCGAGCTTTGAGCAACATCGGCCAGGTAACCGTGGTGGCGCCGGATGCCGAACGCAGTGCAACCAGCCAGGCCATTACGGTGCATCAGCCGATCAGGGTGGACGAATACTGCATTACCGAACCAAAGCTTTGCGCCTGGCGTGTTGGCGGAACTCCCACCGATTGTGTTAAAATTGCGGTAGAGGAATTGCTGCCGGCAAAACCGGATATCGTGGTATCAGGCATAAATCTTGGTCCCAATCTGGGCACTGATGTGTTATATTCAGGTACAGTAAGCGCCGCTATTGAAGGAGCCTTATATGGAATTCCGGCAATTGCCGTTTCACTGGATACCTGGCAGAACGGCGATTTCAGCATAGCTGCGGGTTTTGCAGCCAAGCTGGCTCAGACGGTAGTGCAAAAAAAGCTGCCGCCAAACACACTGCTGAATGTTAATGTTCCGGCCGTAGCCGCTGATCAGATTAGTGGCGTGGCGGTTACCAAACTGGGGGTGCGTCAGTATGCAAATACTTTTGAACGCCGCCAGGATCCGCGCGGTCGTCAATATTACTGGATGGGCGGACAGATTGTGGAAAATGACAATGACGCCGATACCGATATTGTCGCCATCAAAAACAAGCAGATTTCTGTTACTCCCATCCATTTTGACCTGACCAATTACGGTTTGATGAATATGCTAAGTGACTGGCAGCTAAATTAA
- a CDS encoding 7-carboxy-7-deazaguanine synthase QueE, which translates to MKDVVDLVEVFSSIQGEGKYVGCRQLFVRLAGCNLQCDYCDTPHSYVAAEHCRIEQTAGKRDFSNSANPVKVTALALAVNQMLRQPHHSVSLTGGEPLCQAEALQQLAAQINGRVYLETNGTLPQALKQVLPYIDIISMDIKLPKTTGRVLWREHSEFLSLARAKDVFVKLVIEEGMDIRHFDQAVKLIADIGRDILLVLQPVSPLNGCKAIVPEKIIEVHNRALLRLENVRVIPQTHKFIGQL; encoded by the coding sequence ATGAAAGACGTTGTTGATTTGGTTGAAGTATTCTCTTCCATTCAGGGGGAAGGAAAATATGTCGGCTGCCGGCAATTGTTTGTCCGGCTGGCCGGTTGTAACCTGCAGTGTGATTATTGTGATACACCCCATTCTTATGTAGCGGCGGAGCATTGCCGGATTGAGCAAACAGCCGGCAAACGAGATTTTAGCAATAGCGCCAATCCAGTGAAAGTCACGGCGCTGGCGCTTGCTGTCAACCAGATGCTGCGCCAGCCGCATCATTCCGTCAGCTTGACCGGCGGCGAGCCGTTATGCCAGGCTGAGGCTTTACAGCAGCTGGCCGCGCAAATTAACGGGCGGGTATATCTGGAGACAAACGGCACCTTGCCGCAGGCCTTAAAGCAGGTTTTGCCGTACATTGATATCATCAGTATGGATATAAAATTGCCAAAAACGACAGGCCGGGTCTTATGGCGGGAACACAGCGAGTTTTTGTCGCTGGCCCGCGCCAAAGACGTATTTGTCAAGCTGGTCATTGAAGAAGGCATGGATATCAGGCATTTTGATCAGGCGGTAAAATTAATTGCTGATATCGGCCGGGACATTCTATTGGTTTTGCAGCCGGTATCGCCGTTGAATGGCTGTAAGGCAATTGTCCCGGAGAAGATCATTGAAGTTCATAACAGAGCGCTGCTACGGCTGGAAAATGTTCGTGTAATACCCCAGACCCATAAATTTATTGGGCAACTATAA
- the queD gene encoding 6-carboxytetrahydropterin synthase QueD, translating into MYELTVSVDFEAAHRIVDYPGKCDRLHGHNWLVEVTVAGQKLNELGMLIDFKELKAEVNQVINQLDHIYLNELEAFQVENPTAENIARYIYTALRKRPVLAQRVSVRKVKVWESPKSAVTYHEDDR; encoded by the coding sequence ATGTATGAACTAACGGTCAGCGTCGATTTTGAGGCCGCTCACCGGATTGTCGATTATCCGGGCAAATGCGACCGCCTGCACGGTCATAACTGGCTTGTTGAGGTTACGGTAGCCGGGCAGAAACTCAATGAACTTGGCATGCTGATTGATTTTAAGGAGCTTAAAGCCGAGGTTAATCAGGTAATCAACCAGCTTGATCATATTTATCTTAATGAACTTGAAGCGTTTCAAGTTGAAAATCCGACGGCTGAAAACATTGCCCGGTATATTTATACCGCATTAAGGAAACGGCCGGTATTGGCGCAAAGGGTTAGTGTCCGGAAGGTTAAGGTGTGGGAGTCGCCCAAATCGGCGGTTACTTACCATGAGGACGACCGGTAA
- a CDS encoding glycosyltransferase family 2 protein gives MNYVFDYIMIPMQLIIIFFTLYYFIIAFFGIWRRKETKILTPKNNFAVIVAAHNEEQVIGQLVENLQVLRYPREMYDIFVIADNCKDRTAEVAKNAGATVFERFNLEKRGKGYAMEWMFAKLFKLKRKYDAVVIFDADNLVHPDFLLEMNNKLCKGEKVIQGYLDAKNPHDTWIAGTFAISFWMTNHIWHLAKSNIGLSSVLGGTGMCISTGVLEKFGWGATCLTEDMEFTMKVLLKGIRTTWAHDAIVFDEKPLTFMQSWKQRKRWAQGHFDIAARYIPRMLYEGVRQRNIRILDGVLHLLQPHFLIMSTTFILASYIYHIVPFYTNILYEVLPIEVWRIIIVGQYVLPVIVLLLIRANWRSWIYLILYPLFVYSWIPITFLGFLHRNEREWSHTQHTRSMSYEEIIIHHSGDFAKNSLLGKQAIK, from the coding sequence ATGAACTATGTTTTTGACTACATAATGATTCCGATGCAGCTGATTATTATATTCTTTACGCTGTACTACTTCATTATCGCTTTTTTCGGAATCTGGCGTAGAAAAGAAACGAAAATCCTTACGCCAAAGAATAATTTTGCGGTAATTGTGGCTGCTCATAATGAAGAGCAAGTCATTGGGCAGTTGGTTGAAAACTTGCAGGTTTTACGCTATCCCAGAGAAATGTATGATATTTTTGTCATTGCGGATAACTGTAAGGATCGCACGGCGGAAGTCGCCAAAAATGCCGGTGCTACAGTATTTGAACGGTTTAATCTGGAAAAACGCGGCAAAGGTTATGCCATGGAATGGATGTTCGCCAAACTATTTAAGCTAAAACGTAAATATGATGCAGTGGTTATTTTTGATGCCGATAACCTTGTTCATCCTGATTTTCTGTTGGAAATGAATAATAAGCTGTGCAAGGGCGAAAAAGTAATTCAGGGTTATCTTGATGCCAAAAATCCGCACGATACCTGGATCGCCGGAACTTTTGCAATTTCCTTCTGGATGACCAATCATATTTGGCATTTGGCTAAATCCAATATTGGCCTGTCCAGTGTTCTGGGTGGTACCGGCATGTGTATTTCCACTGGCGTTCTGGAGAAATTCGGCTGGGGAGCCACCTGCCTGACCGAGGATATGGAATTTACCATGAAAGTCCTGTTAAAAGGAATTAGAACGACCTGGGCCCATGACGCCATTGTGTTTGATGAAAAGCCGCTGACTTTCATGCAGTCCTGGAAACAGCGTAAGCGCTGGGCGCAAGGGCATTTTGACATTGCTGCCCGTTATATCCCCCGCATGCTGTATGAGGGAGTAAGGCAGCGTAATATCCGAATTCTGGACGGGGTTCTGCATTTATTGCAGCCGCATTTTCTGATTATGTCCACTACCTTTATTTTGGCCAGTTACATCTATCATATCGTACCGTTTTACACCAACATATTATATGAAGTACTGCCTATTGAAGTATGGCGGATCATCATCGTCGGCCAGTATGTTCTGCCGGTTATCGTATTACTGCTGATCCGGGCAAACTGGCGCTCATGGATCTATTTAATTTTGTATCCGCTGTTTGTATACAGCTGGATTCCTATCACCTTCCTGGGCTTTTTGCACCGGAATGAGCGGGAGTGGAGCCATACCCAGCATACCCGCAGCATGAGCTATGAGGAGATTATTATTCATCATTCCGGTGATTTTGCTAAAAACAGTTTGTTGGGCAAACAGGCGATAAAGTGA
- the pssA gene encoding CDP-diacylglycerol--serine O-phosphatidyltransferase, translated as MRNFIPNSLTALNLVLGMFSIICTFNGEFYYASLFVVAAMVADGLDGRVARYFKVSSDFGRELDSLCDLVSFGVAPAILAYSFLLKDFGKTGYIIAAIFATCGALRLARFNVNTSVVKGYFMGLPIPAAGCVLATFIMLGIKPAGWIFPVMVVIFAYLMVSTVKYPDFKGKGEKIRLIPAVIALITGGYILFNSYEAILFAPFFMYAIFGILNTVFGLFDSGSTA; from the coding sequence GTGAGAAATTTTATTCCAAATTCATTGACAGCCCTGAATCTTGTTTTAGGTATGTTTTCAATTATCTGTACGTTTAACGGCGAGTTTTACTATGCCTCGTTGTTTGTTGTTGCGGCCATGGTGGCCGATGGCCTGGATGGCCGGGTCGCCCGCTATTTCAAGGTTAGCAGTGATTTTGGCCGGGAACTGGATTCACTGTGTGATTTGGTATCTTTTGGGGTTGCGCCGGCAATACTGGCCTACTCATTTTTATTAAAAGATTTCGGCAAGACCGGTTACATTATTGCTGCGATTTTCGCAACCTGCGGGGCATTGCGCCTGGCCCGCTTCAATGTCAACACCAGTGTGGTCAAAGGCTACTTCATGGGGCTTCCCATACCGGCGGCCGGGTGTGTTTTAGCTACTTTTATTATGCTTGGCATCAAACCGGCCGGGTGGATTTTTCCGGTGATGGTTGTGATATTCGCCTACTTAATGGTTAGTACGGTCAAGTACCCTGATTTTAAGGGCAAGGGCGAAAAAATCCGCTTGATTCCCGCAGTGATCGCGCTGATCACCGGCGGTTATATATTGTTCAACAGTTATGAGGCAATCTTATTTGCACCATTTTTTATGTATGCGATTTTTGGCATACTAAATACGGTTTTTGGTTTGTTTGATTCAGGTTCCACCGCCTGA
- a CDS encoding phosphatidylserine decarboxylase family protein, protein MVKTPIVKEGYLYIALLAVITVVVGLAFHPYWSIIPGVLMGFVSFFFRNPNRAIPFDDVLVVSPADGKVMGVTEVDDEEFVNEPCNKVTIFLSVFDVHVNRSPIAGEIKFQQYTCGRFKPAYKESAGCENERHSIGIENDNMRILVTQIAGLIARRIVSWVTLGSVLKQGERYGLIKFGSCTELVMPRNIEVLVKKGDKVKGGETIIGRLIK, encoded by the coding sequence ATGGTTAAAACGCCTATTGTCAAAGAAGGTTATTTATATATTGCCCTGCTTGCTGTTATAACTGTCGTAGTCGGTTTGGCCTTTCATCCGTACTGGAGTATAATTCCGGGTGTTCTCATGGGTTTTGTCAGTTTCTTTTTTCGCAATCCGAACAGAGCAATACCTTTTGATGACGTTTTAGTGGTCTCGCCTGCCGATGGCAAGGTAATGGGTGTAACCGAGGTTGATGATGAGGAGTTTGTGAATGAACCTTGCAATAAAGTCACTATTTTTTTGTCGGTGTTCGATGTTCATGTAAACCGCAGCCCGATCGCCGGCGAAATTAAATTCCAACAATACACCTGCGGACGTTTTAAGCCGGCTTATAAAGAGTCGGCAGGCTGTGAAAACGAACGCCATTCCATTGGTATTGAAAACGACAATATGCGTATTTTGGTTACGCAAATCGCCGGTCTGATCGCCCGGCGCATTGTATCCTGGGTCACACTGGGCAGTGTGCTGAAACAAGGTGAACGTTACGGATTGATCAAATTCGGTTCCTGCACCGAACTTGTCATGCCCCGGAACATTGAAGTTCTTGTGAAAAAAGGGGATAAAGTGAAAGGCGGCGAAACAATCATCGGGAGGCTAATTAAGTGA
- a CDS encoding WecB/TagA/CpsF family glycosyltransferase: MKRRIPVLDIMIDAVTMAEAVKIVENFIAEQRTRFVATANAEMVMMAQTDPVLAGILNRADLVIPDGAGVVWAARYHQYAMPERVAGYDLVQQLLAKSARSGYRVYFFGGAPGVAEQARTWAEARYPGVNVVGVRDGYFTAQDEPEIINTIKLCKPDILLAGLGVPKQEKWLTKHLNELNVPVAIGVGGTFDVMAGVVIRAPLWMQKANLEWLYRLLSQPQRALRMLALPRFMLKVAVAKKD, from the coding sequence GTGAAAAGACGAATACCTGTATTAGATATTATGATAGATGCGGTGACTATGGCGGAAGCTGTCAAAATTGTTGAAAATTTTATTGCTGAACAAAGAACCCGCTTTGTCGCAACTGCCAATGCGGAAATGGTGATGATGGCGCAGACTGACCCCGTACTGGCCGGTATTCTGAATCGCGCCGATTTGGTAATACCCGATGGCGCCGGTGTTGTCTGGGCCGCCCGTTATCATCAATATGCCATGCCGGAGCGTGTTGCCGGTTATGATCTGGTCCAGCAGCTGCTGGCTAAATCAGCGCGCAGCGGATACCGGGTTTATTTTTTTGGCGGAGCGCCCGGCGTGGCCGAGCAAGCCAGGACCTGGGCTGAAGCGCGTTATCCCGGAGTAAACGTTGTTGGGGTAAGAGACGGGTATTTCACTGCTCAAGATGAGCCTGAAATTATCAATACTATAAAATTATGTAAACCTGATATTTTACTTGCCGGACTGGGAGTTCCCAAGCAGGAAAAGTGGCTGACCAAGCATCTCAATGAGCTGAACGTTCCTGTTGCAATTGGCGTTGGGGGGACTTTTGACGTGATGGCGGGCGTGGTGATCAGAGCTCCGCTATGGATGCAGAAAGCCAATTTAGAGTGGCTGTACCGGCTGCTGTCGCAGCCGCAGCGGGCATTGCGGATGCTGGCTTTACCGCGCTTTATGTTAAAAGTAGCAGTCGCCAAAAAAGATTAG
- a CDS encoding transglycosylase domain-containing protein has product MRRLLWIILIVIFFISSFPKVSYAFLGLPQTSNLDSLQLVAATQVFDSNGQLLSKLFEQNRIVVSINRMSPYIAQAVVANEDTRFYSHIGIDPIGIIRALWVNIRTGGITEGGSTITQQLAREMFLTQERTLTRKIKEALLAIIIERKFSKQEILQAYLNQVYFGEGAYGVEAAAQVYFGKHASELTLAQSAMIAGLARGPNIYSPYADMKAALNRRSVVLAGMVKEGYVTQASAESAGAEPLVLAGKKTRVVQASYFIDYIANELVGRYGANRVYKGGLKVYTTIDVNIQQAAEAALGEYQGAVLVLDPRNGHIKAMVGGRNYQESQVNRVIADIRQPGSAFKPFVYATALNQGLTSNFIIVDEAINIAGYAPQNYDKQYRGPITMKKALRWSVNTASVKLGQQVDMGEVLNLARSMGLSTITPEDDNLAAALGGLTQGVSLLELTTAYTAFANQGVLSKPVAILRVLDENNQVLEEARMNQQSVLQPEIAYIMTDMLTGVLDNGTGTAANIGRPAAGKTGTTDNYETAWFIGYTPELVAGIYVGNDDRTPVNISGSQVAAFWGKMMSKALADSTPQSFAVPPNVITGVPICTDSGKLAGSNCPETEYSAFVRGTEPTDTDRRRRSESQREQSTENQQQQQQRRPWWKLKLPRLPSF; this is encoded by the coding sequence ATGCGCCGATTGTTGTGGATCATTCTTATTGTCATTTTTTTTATTTCTTCTTTTCCAAAGGTTAGTTATGCGTTTCTGGGATTACCGCAAACCAGCAATTTGGACAGCCTGCAATTAGTAGCTGCAACCCAGGTGTTTGATAGCAATGGTCAGCTGCTGTCTAAATTATTTGAACAAAACCGTATTGTCGTATCGATTAACCGTATGTCGCCGTATATAGCGCAAGCTGTTGTAGCCAATGAGGATACCAGATTCTACAGTCATATCGGCATTGACCCTATTGGCATCATCAGGGCGTTATGGGTGAATATCCGGACCGGAGGAATCACTGAGGGCGGCAGCACAATTACCCAGCAATTAGCCCGGGAAATGTTTCTGACCCAGGAGCGGACCTTAACCCGTAAAATCAAAGAGGCGTTGTTAGCCATCATTATTGAACGGAAATTCTCTAAGCAGGAAATTCTTCAGGCCTATTTGAACCAGGTTTATTTCGGCGAAGGCGCTTATGGCGTGGAAGCGGCGGCCCAGGTTTATTTCGGCAAGCATGCCAGTGAGCTTACCCTGGCTCAAAGCGCAATGATTGCCGGGCTGGCGAGGGGGCCTAATATTTATTCGCCGTATGCTGATATGAAAGCTGCGCTTAACCGGCGGAGTGTGGTTCTGGCCGGTATGGTAAAGGAAGGTTACGTTACGCAGGCTTCGGCTGAGTCCGCCGGGGCGGAGCCGCTGGTTCTAGCAGGCAAAAAAACACGGGTTGTACAGGCCTCCTACTTTATTGATTACATCGCCAATGAACTGGTTGGACGTTATGGTGCAAACCGGGTGTATAAAGGCGGATTAAAGGTATATACAACCATTGACGTGAACATTCAACAGGCGGCTGAGGCTGCTTTAGGCGAGTATCAGGGCGCCGTACTGGTGCTTGATCCGCGCAATGGGCATATCAAAGCAATGGTCGGCGGGCGCAATTATCAGGAAAGTCAGGTTAACCGGGTCATTGCCGACATTCGTCAGCCAGGCTCGGCTTTTAAGCCCTTTGTCTATGCAACCGCATTAAATCAGGGGTTAACGTCCAATTTCATCATTGTCGATGAGGCAATTAATATTGCCGGCTATGCACCGCAAAACTATGATAAACAGTACCGTGGTCCGATTACCATGAAAAAAGCCTTGCGCTGGTCGGTAAACACGGCTTCGGTCAAGCTGGGACAACAGGTTGATATGGGCGAAGTGCTTAACCTGGCCAGATCGATGGGGCTAAGCACAATAACGCCGGAGGATGACAACCTGGCTGCGGCCTTGGGCGGATTAACCCAGGGCGTGAGCCTGCTTGAACTGACCACCGCCTATACTGCCTTTGCCAATCAGGGGGTTTTGTCCAAACCCGTTGCCATTCTGAGAGTGCTGGATGAAAACAATCAGGTGCTGGAAGAAGCCCGGATGAACCAACAATCGGTTCTGCAGCCGGAAATTGCTTATATCATGACCGATATGCTGACCGGAGTGCTTGATAACGGAACCGGTACTGCAGCCAATATCGGCCGGCCGGCCGCCGGCAAGACCGGAACCACCGATAATTATGAAACCGCCTGGTTTATCGGCTATACACCGGAATTAGTGGCCGGAATTTATGTCGGTAACGATGACCGTACGCCTGTCAATATTTCCGGCAGTCAGGTCGCGGCCTTCTGGGGAAAAATGATGAGCAAGGCTCTGGCTGACAGTACACCGCAGTCTTTTGCCGTGCCGCCCAATGTAATCACCGGTGTGCCTATTTGTACCGATTCAGGCAAGCTGGCCGGCTCAAACTGCCCTGAGACGGAATACAGCGCTTTTGTCAGGGGGACGGAACCTACAGATACCGACCGGCGGAGAAGATCCGAATCGCAACGGGAGCAGTCCACGGAAAACCAACAACAGCAACAGCAAAGACGCCCGTGGTGGAAACTCAAATTACCGCGATTGCCCAGCTTTTGA